In one window of Oncorhynchus gorbuscha isolate QuinsamMale2020 ecotype Even-year linkage group LG23, OgorEven_v1.0, whole genome shotgun sequence DNA:
- the LOC124010787 gene encoding septin-10-like isoform X2 — protein MTTSDIAQGDKNARPLSLSGHVGFDSLPHQLVNKSTCQGFCFNILCIGETGIGKSTLMDTLFNTNFENFESSHFEPKVKLRAQTYDLQESNVRLKLTIVNTVGFGDQMNKQESYQHVVDYIDTQFESYLQEELKIKRSLHNYHDSRIHACLYFIAPSGHSLKSLDLVTMKKLDSKVNIIPVIAKADTISKSELHKFKIKIMSELVSNGVQIYQFPTDDETVSKINTAMNGILPFAVVGSSEEVKIGNKMVKARQYPWGVVQVENENHCDFVKLREMLICVNMEDLREQTHTRHYELYRRCKLEEMGFTDTNPESKPVSLQETYEAKRHEFLGDLQRREEEMRQMFVQRVKEKETELKEAERELQGKFEQLKRLHSEEKSKLDEKRRSLEDEINTFSKKKAAAELLQGQSFNTNANLKKDKDRKNSGFM, from the exons ATGACTACGTCGGATATTGCTCAGGGG GACAAAAATGCCCGGCCCCTGTCCTTGTCTGGCCATGTTGGCTTTGACAGCCTACCTCACCAGCTGGTCAACAAATCAACATGTCAAGGTTTCTGCTTCAATATCCTCTGTATTG GCGAAACTGGTATTGGCAAATCCACCCTAATGGACACACTGTTCAACACTAACTTTGAGAACTTTGAGTCGTCTCACTTCGAGCCCAAGGTGAAGCTGCGAGCGCAGACCTATGACCTGCAGGAGAGCAATGTGCGACTCAAGCTGACCATCGTCAACACAGTGGGCTTTGGGGACCAGATGAACAAgcaggagag CTACCAGCATGTTGTGGACTACATTGACACCCAGTTCGAGTCGTATCTACAAGAGGAGTTGAAGATCAAGCGGTCCCTTCACAACTACCACGACTCCCGTATCCATGCCTGTCTCTACTTCATCGCCCCTTCAGGACACTCTCTCAAGTCCCTAGACCTGGTCACCATGAAGAAACTGGACAGTAAG GTCAACATCATTCCTGTCATCGCCAAAGCAGACACCATCTCCAAGAGCGAGCTCCACAAGTTTAAGATCAAGATCATGAGTGAGTTGGTCAGTAACGGTGTCCAGATCTACCAGTTCCCTACCGACGACGAGACAGTCTCTAAGATCAACACTGCCATGAAT GGTATCCTGCCTTTTGCTGTTGTGGGGAGCTCAGAGGAGGTGAAGATTGGAAATAAAATGGTCAAAGCTCGGCAGTATCCCTGGGGTGTGGTGCAAG TGGAGAATGAGAACCACTGTGACTTTGTGAAGCTGAGGGAGATGCTGATCTGTGTGAACATGGAGGACCTGAGGGAGCAGACCCACACGCGCCACTACGAGCTCTACCGCCGCTGCAAACTGGAGGAGATGGGATTCACGGACACAAACCCAGAGAGCAAGCCAGTCAG CCTGCAGGAGACCTATGAAGCCAAGCGCCACGAGTTCCTGGGAGACTTGCAGCggcgagaggaggagatgaggcaGATGTTTGTCCAGAGAGTCAAGGAAAAGGAGACTGAGCTGAAGGAAGCCGAGCGAGAg TTGCAAGGTAAGTTTGAGCAGCTGAAGAGACTGCACTCGGAGGAGAAGAGCAAGCTGGATGAGAAGAGAAGGTCTCTAGAGGACGAGATTAACACCTTCAGCAAGAAGAAAGCAGCTGCCGAGCTGCTCCAAGGCCAGTCCTTCAACACTAACGCCAACCTCAAGAAGGACAAAGACCGTAAAAA CTCTGGGTTCATGTGA
- the LOC124010787 gene encoding septin-11-like isoform X1, with product MTTSDIAQGPFQVYPQSVSVKKGTGQDKNARPLSLSGHVGFDSLPHQLVNKSTCQGFCFNILCIGETGIGKSTLMDTLFNTNFENFESSHFEPKVKLRAQTYDLQESNVRLKLTIVNTVGFGDQMNKQESYQHVVDYIDTQFESYLQEELKIKRSLHNYHDSRIHACLYFIAPSGHSLKSLDLVTMKKLDSKVNIIPVIAKADTISKSELHKFKIKIMSELVSNGVQIYQFPTDDETVSKINTAMNGILPFAVVGSSEEVKIGNKMVKARQYPWGVVQVENENHCDFVKLREMLICVNMEDLREQTHTRHYELYRRCKLEEMGFTDTNPESKPVSLQETYEAKRHEFLGDLQRREEEMRQMFVQRVKEKETELKEAERELQGKFEQLKRLHSEEKSKLDEKRRSLEDEINTFSKKKAAAELLQGQSFNTNANLKKDKDRKNSGFM from the exons ATGACTACGTCGGATATTGCTCAGGGG CCTTTCCAGGTCTATCCACAATCTGTGTCAGTAAAGAAAGGTACAGGTCAG GACAAAAATGCCCGGCCCCTGTCCTTGTCTGGCCATGTTGGCTTTGACAGCCTACCTCACCAGCTGGTCAACAAATCAACATGTCAAGGTTTCTGCTTCAATATCCTCTGTATTG GCGAAACTGGTATTGGCAAATCCACCCTAATGGACACACTGTTCAACACTAACTTTGAGAACTTTGAGTCGTCTCACTTCGAGCCCAAGGTGAAGCTGCGAGCGCAGACCTATGACCTGCAGGAGAGCAATGTGCGACTCAAGCTGACCATCGTCAACACAGTGGGCTTTGGGGACCAGATGAACAAgcaggagag CTACCAGCATGTTGTGGACTACATTGACACCCAGTTCGAGTCGTATCTACAAGAGGAGTTGAAGATCAAGCGGTCCCTTCACAACTACCACGACTCCCGTATCCATGCCTGTCTCTACTTCATCGCCCCTTCAGGACACTCTCTCAAGTCCCTAGACCTGGTCACCATGAAGAAACTGGACAGTAAG GTCAACATCATTCCTGTCATCGCCAAAGCAGACACCATCTCCAAGAGCGAGCTCCACAAGTTTAAGATCAAGATCATGAGTGAGTTGGTCAGTAACGGTGTCCAGATCTACCAGTTCCCTACCGACGACGAGACAGTCTCTAAGATCAACACTGCCATGAAT GGTATCCTGCCTTTTGCTGTTGTGGGGAGCTCAGAGGAGGTGAAGATTGGAAATAAAATGGTCAAAGCTCGGCAGTATCCCTGGGGTGTGGTGCAAG TGGAGAATGAGAACCACTGTGACTTTGTGAAGCTGAGGGAGATGCTGATCTGTGTGAACATGGAGGACCTGAGGGAGCAGACCCACACGCGCCACTACGAGCTCTACCGCCGCTGCAAACTGGAGGAGATGGGATTCACGGACACAAACCCAGAGAGCAAGCCAGTCAG CCTGCAGGAGACCTATGAAGCCAAGCGCCACGAGTTCCTGGGAGACTTGCAGCggcgagaggaggagatgaggcaGATGTTTGTCCAGAGAGTCAAGGAAAAGGAGACTGAGCTGAAGGAAGCCGAGCGAGAg TTGCAAGGTAAGTTTGAGCAGCTGAAGAGACTGCACTCGGAGGAGAAGAGCAAGCTGGATGAGAAGAGAAGGTCTCTAGAGGACGAGATTAACACCTTCAGCAAGAAGAAAGCAGCTGCCGAGCTGCTCCAAGGCCAGTCCTTCAACACTAACGCCAACCTCAAGAAGGACAAAGACCGTAAAAA CTCTGGGTTCATGTGA
- the LOC124010786 gene encoding ankyrin repeat domain-containing protein SOWAHC-like: MATECTQEAVVQFLTERGGRVKKQEFIDYFKAVFPEDPDQKAIVREKFKGYVDNVAFVKLENGVKCVCLKNKYRVEKDSETGTFLEQDSSTPVLSKSYKNLIDDCTPQLHLSASSAGGVRSCETTANEEAQQEISPGSGYGTDNAAGVRPPDISGIILEGNIIERAASTRSVVQNNSLPDIMGNALGLGGNGEQKLTKEDLQTLQPHDIPQIAVIETSPLPTAADGSMFHLPGRQFPTNAQDSLLSSHPSSEDGADEGHNYDSLLSKSGSDSNTPKSSHNNFIELMMNSSPQVRRSMVLRNSVYLSTKYRDCARSDSDSVSVVSSTTDEDRASVTLDPLEHEWMMCASDGQWESLHRLLSCEPNLAMKKDFVTGFTCLHWAAKQGKQELLALIVNFAKKHTVPININARSSAGYTPLHLAAMHNHVEVVKLLVGAYDADVEARDYNGKRACQYLTNSVAVDIRDIIGAGGGADSDSENTDDGGHWRLSKVLQSNLMPLKLHNHSEEDTGDGAGQARQKPLRRKSSLSKMRPKLQKIRFRSSQIVHSTSFPAHCETEELNGSRKSSFKSRPMSNLFG; encoded by the coding sequence ATGGCGACCGAGTGCACCCAAGAAGCGGTCGTACAATTTCTGACTGAGcgaggagggagagtgaaaaaACAGGAATTCATTGACTATTTCAAAGCTGTTTTCCCGGAAGACCCTGACCAGAAAGCAATTGTTCGGGAGAAATTCAAGGGATACGTGGACAACGTCGCATTTGTAAAGTTGGAGAATGgagtgaaatgtgtgtgtttaaaaAACAAGTATCGAGTGGAAAAAGACAGCGAAACAGGCACCTTTTTGGAACAAGATAGCAGCACCCCTGTCCTATCAAAATCATATAAGAACTTGATAGACGATTGTACACCACAACTGCATCTGTCAGCATCTTCTGCTGGGGGTGTGCGCTCTTGTGAAACCACTGCAAACGAGGAGGCACAACAAGAAATTTCACCTGGCTCGGGTTACGGAACTGACAATGCCGCAGGAGTGAGACCGCCTGACATTTCAGGAATTATATTGGAAGGTAACATTATAGAAAGAGCTGCGTCAACAAGGTCTGTAGTTCAGAACAATAGTTTACCAGACATTATGGGAAATGCGTTAGGCCTTGGTGGCAATGGAGAGCAGAAATTGACCAAGGAGGACCTTCAGACATTGCAACCGCATGACATACCGCAAATTGCAGTGATTGAGACGTCACCTTTACCTACAGCCGCGGATGGCTCTATGTTCCACTTACCCGGACGTCAATTCCCAACTAATGCACAGGACAGCCTGCTGTCCAGTCACCCTTCATCAGAGGACGGGGCAGACGAAGGCCATAATTATGATTCGCTACTGAGCAAATCGGGGAGTGACAGCAACACACCTAAAAGTAGCCATAACAACTTTATTGAGCTCATGATGAACAGCTCCCCCCAGGTGCGACGCAGCATGGTGTTGAGGAACTCCGTCTACCTGTCTACAAAGTACAGGGACTGTGCCCGGAGCGACAGTGACTCTGTCTCTGTGGTTTCTTCTACTACAGACGAAGACAGAGCTTCAGTCACTCTGGACCCGTTGGAACACGAATGGATGATGTGTGCATCCGACGGCCAATGGGAGAGTCTCCACCGCCTCCTTTCCTGTGAACCGAACCTTGCCATGAAGAAAGATTTTGTGACTGGGTTCACCTGCCTGCACTGGGCTGCCAAGCAAGGCAAACAAGAACTGCTGGCACTTATCGTGAACTTTGCCAAAAAACACACAGTACCCATCAACATCAATGCCCGGTCAAGTGCCGGCTACACACCACTACATCTAGCAGCAATGCACAACCATGTTGAAGTGGTGAAGTTACTGGTAGGAGCCTATGACGCAGACGTAGAGGCCAGAGATTATAATGGGAAAAGGGCGTGTCAGTATCTTACGAACAGTGTGGCCGTTGATATCCGTGACATCATCGGGGCGGGTGGTGGTGCCGACTCGGACTCAGAGAACACAGACGATGGGGGGCATTGGCGGTTGTCTAAAGTTCTCCAGTCTAATCTGATGCCCCTCAAACTGCACAATCACAGTGAGGAGGACACAGGTGATGGAGCAGGGCAGGCCAGACAGAAACCCTTGCGAAGGAAATCATCCCTTAGCAAGATGAGACCCAAACTTCAGAAGATCCGCTTCAGATCTTCGCAGATAGTTCACAGCACTTCGTTCCCAGCACACTGTGAGACAGAGGAGCTTAACGGGTCCAGGAAAAGCTCATTTAAATCCAGACCCATGTCAAATCTGTTTGGCTGA